A stretch of the Metopolophium dirhodum isolate CAU chromosome 8, ASM1992520v1, whole genome shotgun sequence genome encodes the following:
- the LOC132951080 gene encoding uncharacterized protein LOC132951080 isoform X1 — protein MAGSIEDNAALYKKKTFTYVPPSPPAELIETTSYTINFTARKFILVGVDPTDNFQVTVHLLTPSRHVKISPDFLRRIFSMMGHILSFILDTVQYKRIIFLETEFHKISSMVYGGENVLVIESKTQDGCRVLLNREDLIKLQYLECSIFESIVRKEINTAPLITRQFDDFAMYLHEKSAHLKSPPKNLEEMLIFIKNVQDDRTEKIYPNMIGQIQMYATVQLAETVLQQLTHELQNGQMDTPTSPSYSPVSNIFSIHDDSSARDGFNQPKDDILAKVIYINIVLKIKTQYLFYIYFSQALDHIDGPARTPAEIRNPQAYEVNDGPDFFYQFRTISPPQPYPTFTEHPVPSHKRSQSTFAKHPTPVRDVKRRLF, from the exons atggcTGGTTCAATTGAAGACAACGCTGCATTATACAAGAAGAAGACCTTTACGTATGTACCACCATCACCACCGGCTGAACTCATCGAAACCACAAGCTACACGATCAACTTTACAGCACGCAAATTCATACTTGTCGGTGTCGATCCTACTGATAATTTTCAAGTCACCGTTCATTTATTAACACCATCGCGTCATGTTAAAATATCGCCGGATTTCCTGAGACGCATATTCTCTATGATGGGGCATatcttatcatttatattagatACGGTCCAGTACAAGCGCATCATATTTCTTGAGAcggaatttcataaaatatccaGTATGGTGTATGGCGGAGAAAATGTGCTAGTAATAGAGTCAAAAACTCAGGACGGGTGCAGAGTACTGTTAAATCGGGAGGACTTGATTAAGCTTCAATATCTTGAATGTAGTATTTTCGAAAGTATTGTACGGAAAGAAATAAACACTGCTCCATTAATTACAAGGCAGTTTGACGATTTTGCGATGTATCTACATGAGAAATCTGCTCACCTTAAATCACCACCGAAAAATTTAGAAGAGAtgttaatattcattaaaaacgtACAAGACGATCGAACGGAGAAAATTTACCCAAACATGATCGGTCAAATACAAATGTATGCAACCGTACAACTAGCTGAAACTGTGTTACAACAGTTGACGCATGag ttacaGAATGGTCAAATGGATACACCAACGTCGCCAAGCTATTCGCCGGTCAGCAATATATTCAGCATACACGACGATTCATCTGCACGTGATGGATTTAATCAGCCTAAGGATGATATTTTAGctaaggtaatttatataaacatagttttaaaaataaaaacacaatatttattttatatttatttttcccaGGCACTAGATCATATTGATGGACCTGCACGGACACCAGCCGAGATTCGCAACCCGCAGGCATACGAGGTAAACGATGGGCCTGATTTTTTCTACCAATTCAGGACGATATCACCACCGCAACCTTACCCAACTTTCACCGAACATCCAGTGCCATCACACAAACGATCTCAGTCAACCTTCGCCAAGCATCCGACGCCAGTACGTGATGTTAAGCGAcgtctattttaa
- the LOC132950630 gene encoding uncharacterized protein LOC132950630 produces the protein MTDATTVLDELVKAKESIKRKYIALKTGSDNVQQLMTQTLKPIIDPLTKISNKPQNVSIRSFNHQLMTIKTKKLTYNSYDDKRVVLEDKIHTLAHGHYSIEEDEPEDEWPELDYEVDDRGRRLSKLDKEFMRELLCYTTK, from the exons ATGACGGATGCAACTACTGTTCTAGATGAGCTTGTCAAAGCTAAGGAAAGtattaaacgtaaatatatCGCATTAAAAACAGGCTCGGATAATGTTCAACAACTAATGACACAGACATTAAAACCAATAATCGATCCATTaactaaaatatcgaataaacctc AGAATGTGTCGATAAGATCATTCAACCACCAACTGATGacgataaaaacaaagaaattaaCGTATAACAGCTATGATGACAAGAGGGTGGTGCTAGaggataaaatacatacattagcACATGGACATTATAGTATAGA ggaaGATGAACCCGAGGATGAATGGCCTGAACTCGACTATGAGGTAGATGACAGAGGGCGACGATTGAGTAAACTGGATAAAGAGTTTATGAGGGAGCTTCTTTGTTACACaactaaatag
- the LOC132951080 gene encoding uncharacterized protein LOC132951080 isoform X3 — protein sequence MAGSIEDNAALYKKKTFTYVPPSPPAELIETTSYTINFTARKFILVGVDPTDNFQVTVHLLTPSRHVKISPDFLRRIFSMMGHILSFILDTVQYKRIIFLETEFHKISSMVYGGENVLVIESKTQDGCRVLLNREDLIKLQYLECSIFESIVRKEINTAPLITRQFDDFAMYLHEKSAHLKSPPKNLEEMLIFIKNVQDDRTEKIYPNMIGQIQMYATVQLAETVLQQLTHELQNGQMDTPTSPSYSPVSNIFSIHDDSSARDGFNQPKDDILAKALDHIDGPARTPAEIRNPQAYEVNDGPDFFYQFRTISPPQPYPTFTEHPVPSHKRSQSTFAKHPTPVRDVKRRLF from the exons atggcTGGTTCAATTGAAGACAACGCTGCATTATACAAGAAGAAGACCTTTACGTATGTACCACCATCACCACCGGCTGAACTCATCGAAACCACAAGCTACACGATCAACTTTACAGCACGCAAATTCATACTTGTCGGTGTCGATCCTACTGATAATTTTCAAGTCACCGTTCATTTATTAACACCATCGCGTCATGTTAAAATATCGCCGGATTTCCTGAGACGCATATTCTCTATGATGGGGCATatcttatcatttatattagatACGGTCCAGTACAAGCGCATCATATTTCTTGAGAcggaatttcataaaatatccaGTATGGTGTATGGCGGAGAAAATGTGCTAGTAATAGAGTCAAAAACTCAGGACGGGTGCAGAGTACTGTTAAATCGGGAGGACTTGATTAAGCTTCAATATCTTGAATGTAGTATTTTCGAAAGTATTGTACGGAAAGAAATAAACACTGCTCCATTAATTACAAGGCAGTTTGACGATTTTGCGATGTATCTACATGAGAAATCTGCTCACCTTAAATCACCACCGAAAAATTTAGAAGAGAtgttaatattcattaaaaacgtACAAGACGATCGAACGGAGAAAATTTACCCAAACATGATCGGTCAAATACAAATGTATGCAACCGTACAACTAGCTGAAACTGTGTTACAACAGTTGACGCATGag ttacaGAATGGTCAAATGGATACACCAACGTCGCCAAGCTATTCGCCGGTCAGCAATATATTCAGCATACACGACGATTCATCTGCACGTGATGGATTTAATCAGCCTAAGGATGATATTTTAGctaag GCACTAGATCATATTGATGGACCTGCACGGACACCAGCCGAGATTCGCAACCCGCAGGCATACGAGGTAAACGATGGGCCTGATTTTTTCTACCAATTCAGGACGATATCACCACCGCAACCTTACCCAACTTTCACCGAACATCCAGTGCCATCACACAAACGATCTCAGTCAACCTTCGCCAAGCATCCGACGCCAGTACGTGATGTTAAGCGAcgtctattttaa
- the LOC132951080 gene encoding uncharacterized protein LOC132951080 isoform X2 yields the protein MAGSIEDNAALYKKKTFTYVPPSPPAELIETTSYTINFTARKFILVGVDPTDNFQVTVHLLTPSRHVKISPDFLRRIFSMMGHILSFILDTVQYKRIIFLETEFHKISSMVYGGENVLVIESKTQDGCRVLLNREDLIKLQYLECSIFESIVRKEINTAPLITRQFDDFAMYLHEKSAHLKSPPKNLEEMLIFIKNVQDDRTEKIYPNMIGQIQMYATVQLAETVLQQLTHENGQMDTPTSPSYSPVSNIFSIHDDSSARDGFNQPKDDILAKVIYINIVLKIKTQYLFYIYFSQALDHIDGPARTPAEIRNPQAYEVNDGPDFFYQFRTISPPQPYPTFTEHPVPSHKRSQSTFAKHPTPVRDVKRRLF from the exons atggcTGGTTCAATTGAAGACAACGCTGCATTATACAAGAAGAAGACCTTTACGTATGTACCACCATCACCACCGGCTGAACTCATCGAAACCACAAGCTACACGATCAACTTTACAGCACGCAAATTCATACTTGTCGGTGTCGATCCTACTGATAATTTTCAAGTCACCGTTCATTTATTAACACCATCGCGTCATGTTAAAATATCGCCGGATTTCCTGAGACGCATATTCTCTATGATGGGGCATatcttatcatttatattagatACGGTCCAGTACAAGCGCATCATATTTCTTGAGAcggaatttcataaaatatccaGTATGGTGTATGGCGGAGAAAATGTGCTAGTAATAGAGTCAAAAACTCAGGACGGGTGCAGAGTACTGTTAAATCGGGAGGACTTGATTAAGCTTCAATATCTTGAATGTAGTATTTTCGAAAGTATTGTACGGAAAGAAATAAACACTGCTCCATTAATTACAAGGCAGTTTGACGATTTTGCGATGTATCTACATGAGAAATCTGCTCACCTTAAATCACCACCGAAAAATTTAGAAGAGAtgttaatattcattaaaaacgtACAAGACGATCGAACGGAGAAAATTTACCCAAACATGATCGGTCAAATACAAATGTATGCAACCGTACAACTAGCTGAAACTGTGTTACAACAGTTGACGCATGag AATGGTCAAATGGATACACCAACGTCGCCAAGCTATTCGCCGGTCAGCAATATATTCAGCATACACGACGATTCATCTGCACGTGATGGATTTAATCAGCCTAAGGATGATATTTTAGctaaggtaatttatataaacatagttttaaaaataaaaacacaatatttattttatatttatttttcccaGGCACTAGATCATATTGATGGACCTGCACGGACACCAGCCGAGATTCGCAACCCGCAGGCATACGAGGTAAACGATGGGCCTGATTTTTTCTACCAATTCAGGACGATATCACCACCGCAACCTTACCCAACTTTCACCGAACATCCAGTGCCATCACACAAACGATCTCAGTCAACCTTCGCCAAGCATCCGACGCCAGTACGTGATGTTAAGCGAcgtctattttaa